One Bombus pascuorum chromosome 4, iyBomPasc1.1, whole genome shotgun sequence DNA segment encodes these proteins:
- the LOC132906327 gene encoding cullin-4A isoform X1 translates to MSRLGGTQVLATAQVKRTAADHAAVLNFGAAKRSKLSAVAVTEINEIENMTDTAATTTDTQKRANFSALTVGNPNGVNKISPSLASAKPGTARKLVIKNFKNKPKLPENYQEQTWEKLQEAVIAIQTSKSIRYSLEELYQAVENMCNHKMASTLYTKLTRLTEAHVQANIEQFLAESMDRHIFLKKMNECWQSHCRQMIMIRSIFLYLDRTYVLQNPSILSIWDMGLHLFRVYIVLNNLVQTRTVEGLLMLIEKERQGDTVDRTLLKSLLRMLSDLQIYQDAFETKFLVATERLYAAEGQRLMNEHDVPEYLAHVDKRLQEENERLLHYLDASTKWSLIHTVEKQLLSEHITSILQKGLSGLLDENRINDLSLLYNLYSRVKNGLVELCLNFNSYIKKKGKTIVIDPEKDKTMVQELLDFKDKMDNIVNTCFHKNEKFANSLKEAFEAFINQRANKPAELIAKFVDCKLRAGNKEATEEELERLLDKIMVLFRFIHGKDVFEAFYKKDLAKRLLVGKSASVDAEKSMLSKLKQECGGGFTSKLEGMFKDMELSKDINIAFKQYAGNLQSELSASNLDLTVSILTMGYWPTYPVMEVTLPPEMVQYQDVFNKFYLGKHSGRKLQWQPTLGHCVLKAWFNQGNKELQVSLFQALVLILFNDADNLSLEDIKAATNIEDGELRRTLQSLACGKARVLQKNPRGRDVADNDRFVFNADFTNKLFRIKINQIQMKETNEEQKATEERVYQDRQYQIDAAIVRIMKMRKTLSHNLLISELYNQLKFPVKPADLKKRIESLIDRDYMERDKDNANEYNYVA, encoded by the exons ATGTCTAGGCTCGGGGGGACTCAGGTTCTAGCCACAGCACAGGTGAAGAGGACGGCCGCTGATCACGCAGCGGTGTTAAACTTTGGTGCTGCAAAACGCAGCAAACTGTCCGCCGTTGCGGTCACGGAGATCAACGAGATTGAAAACATGACGGATACGGCTGCAACCACGACTGATACTCAAAAAAGGGCCAATTTCTCGGCTTTAACCGTTGGGAATCCAAACGGCGTCAACAAGATTTCACCAAGTTTGGCAAGCGCGAAACCTGGTACAGCTAGAAAGCTCGTCATCAAAAACTTCAAAA ATAAACCAAAATTGCCTGAAAATTACCAAGAGCAAACATGGGAGAAGTTGCAAGAAGCTGTAATTGCAATCCAGACCAGCAAAAGTATTCGTTATTCATTAGAAGAGCTTTATCAGGCAGTTGAAAATATGTGTAATCATAAGATGGCATCTACATTATACACAAAGTTAACAAGGTTAACAGAAGCTCATGTACAAGCAAATATAGAACAGTTTTTAGCAGAATCAATGGACAGGcatatattcttaaaaaaaatgaatgaatGTTGGCAATCACATTGCAGACAAATGATTATGATTAGaagtatttttctatatttggaTAGAACATATGTATTACAAAATCCAagtattttatctatttg GGATATGGGTTTACATTTGTTTAGAGTGTATATTGTTCTGAATAACTTAGTTCAAACACGTACAGTGGAAGGATTACTTATGCTTATTGAAAAAGAGCGTCAAGGTGATACAGTGGATAGAACACTTCTTAAGTCTTTATTAAGAATGCTATCAGATCTACAAATCTACCAAGATGCCTTTGAAACTAA atttttggTTGCTACTGAAAGACTATATGCTGCTGAAGGTCAACGACTGATGAATGAACACGATGTTCCTGAGTACTTAGCACACGTGGACAAACGGCTTCAAGAGGAAAACGAACGTTTGTTACATTACCTCGATGCATCTACAAA GTGGTCTTTGATACACACAGTGGAAAAGCAGTTATTATCTGAACATATTACCAGCATTTTACAAAAAGGATTAAGTGGTTTGCTGGatgaaaatagaattaatgatttatctttactttataatttatatagtcGAGTGAAAAACGGCCTTGTAGAACTTTgtctaaattttaattcttatattaag AAAAAAGGTAAAACTATAGTTATAGATCCAGAGAAAGATAAAACTATGGTTCAGGAGCTTTTagatttcaaagataaaatGGACAATATAGTTAATACATGTTTTcataagaatgaaaaatttgcaaatagtTTAAAAGAAGCTTTTGAAGCCTTTATTAATCAACGTGCGAACAAACCAGCTGAATTAATAG CGAAATTTGTTGATTGCAAGTTAAGGGCGGGTAATAAAGAAGCAACAGAAGAAGAATTAGAAAGATTATTAGATAAAATCATGGTATTGTTCAGATTTATACATGGAAAAGATGTATTCGAGGCATTCTATAAAAAGGATTTGGCCAAACGTTTGTTAGTTGGTAAATCAGCTTCTGTTGATGCTGAAAAATCCATGTTATCTAAATTGAAACAAGAATGTGGTGGTGGCTTTACCAGTAAATTGGAAGGGATGTTTAAAGATATGGAACTTagtaaagatattaatattgcTTTTAAACAG TATGCAGGAAATTTGCAAAGCGAATTGTCTGCTAGTAATTTGGATTTAACTGTTTCAATACTTACAATGGGTTATTGGCCAACATATCCTGTAATGGAAGTAACATTACCCCCAGAAATGGTTCAGTATCaagatgtatttaataaattctatttggGAAAACATAGTGGTAGAAAATTACAATGGCAACCTACCTTGGGACATTGTGTATTAAAAGCTTGGTTTAATCAG GGTAATAAGGAACTCCAAGTTTCTTTGTTTCAAGCATTggtgttaattttatttaatgatgCTGATAACTTGTCTTTGGAAGATATAAAAGCAGCAACAAATATAGAAGATGGTGAACTTAGGAGAACTCTACAATCCTTAGCTTGTGGCAAAGCCAGAGTGTTACAAAAAAATCCAAGAGGAAGAGACGTTGCAGATAATGATAGATTTGTTTTTAATGCAGactttacaaataaattattcagaattaaaataaatcaaattcaaATGAAAGAAACG AACGAGGAACAAAAAGCTACAGAGGAAAGAGTCTATCAAGATAGACAATATCAGATAGATGCAGCTATTGttagaattatgaaaatgagaaaaacaCTTTCGCACAATCTGTTGATTAGTGAACTGTACAATCAGCTCAAGTTTCCTGTAAAG CCTGCAGATTTGAAGAAAAGAATTGAATCTCTCATAGATAGGGATTACATGGAACGAGATAAAGATAATGCAAACGAGTACAATTACGTTGCATAA
- the LOC132906350 gene encoding uncharacterized protein LOC132906350: MDTNLCEKNEIEMQPDIVTLQDTLSNKNQKVEVSTCQCMVNDELTYTQIREKKIHMDATSSTFKPKKNVTKMKVKKHKNEGESNYESTKLEDSLTQVLQRFKRGCECQDDQCFKGLNPETVYRHRLNIAELTKAEHDMYLMGVTMACLTNPYETVRHTERRRLRAQYVYQGRRVCLDAFLYLENCTHYQIKRIRKHLMTHGVTPRVHGNHGKIPHNTFSLDIYKIATEFLKNFIELQETKQKTKVAKNAQLHLPSNITRKVVYNSYIQYCRKMSLDIKIMGYSTFRRFMKVQFPQVKFSKLEFMIKNQNIQNQGSSKTDLEKKDAIDDETSKSADLITEGNAILPLLIASETGQSDTYFLTPISKLQDGVSYQITTSGLLVNKSALPV, encoded by the exons ATGGATACTAATTTATGTGAAAAAAATGAGATTGAAATGCAACCAGATATTGTAACATTGCAAGATactttaagtaataaaaatcaaaaggTAGAAGTATCCACTTGTCAATGTATGGTTAATGATGAGTTGACATATACACAAATAAGAGAAAAG aaaatacatATGGATGCAACAAGTAGTACCTTCAAGCCAAAGAAAAACGTAACAAAAATGAAAGtgaagaaacataaaaatgaagGAGAATCAAATTATGAATCCACAAAGTTAGAAGATAGTCTAACTCAAGTGTTACAAAGATTTAAAAGAGGATGTGAATGTCAGGATGATCAGTGCTTTAAAGGTTTAAATCCTGAAACAGTGTATCGTCATAGATTGAATATTGCAGAATTAACAAAGGCTGAACATGATATGTATTTAATGGGTGTTACCATGGCCTGTTTGACTAATCCATATGAAACGGTGCGACATACAGAGCGACGTAGATTACGTGCACAATATGTATATCAGGGTAGAAGAGTATGTTTGGATGCTTTTTTATATCTAGAAAACTGTACACATTACCAAATAAAACGAATTAGGAAACACTTAATGACCCATGGTGTTACCCCACGAGTTCATGGAAATCATGGAAAAATTCCTCACAATACGTTTTCcttagatatttataaaattgctacagaattcttaaaaaattttattgaattgcaagaaacaaaacaaaagaCCAAAGTTGCAAAAAATGCACAATTACATCTTCCATCAAACATTACACGTAAAGTAGTGTACAATTCATATATACAGTATTGTAGAAAAATGTCtcttgatataaaaataatgggGTATTCAACATTTAGAAGATTTATGAAAGTTCAATTCCCACAAGTAAAATTTTCTAAGTTAGAATTCATGATCAAGAATCAGAATATACAGAATCAAGGATCTAGTAAAACTGACTTGGAGAAAAAAGATGCAATTGATGATGAAACATCCAAATCAGCAGATCTGATAACAGAAGGCAATGCCATATTACCTTTATTAATTGCTAGCGAAACAGGACAAAGtgatacttattttttaacacCAATTAGCAAACTACAAGATGGCGTGAGTTATCAGATAACTACAAGTGGACTTCTAGTCAATAAATCAGCATTACCTGTCTAA
- the LOC132906364 gene encoding adenylate kinase translates to MAPRAEAVPKEISEVSKDVPSRGINAVLLGPPGCGKGTQAPLLKERYCVCHLSTGDMLRAEINSGSAIGTEIKKVMDDGKLVSDDLVVNMIDSNLDKPECKRGFLLDGFPRSVPQAEKLDEMLKKRQTKLDAVIEFGIDDNLLIKRITGRLIHPASGRSYHEEFSPPKEHMKDDITGEPLIKRSDDNAEALKKRLATYHTQTQPLIDYYTLQGVHYYVNAAQSPKNVFKDIDHIFLKTTKEEKKKGFFSWLF, encoded by the exons atggCTCCGCGTGCAGAAGCAGTACCAAAGGAAATTTCAGAAGTTTCAAAAGATGTACCGAGTAGAGGAATTAATGCAGTTTTATTAGGACCACCTGGTTGCGGTAAGGGTACACAG GCACCGCTATTGAAAGAACGATACTGTGTATGTCATCTATCTACAGGTGACATGCTTCGAGCAGAAATTAATTCTGGATCCGCTATTGgaacagaaattaaaaaagtaatggATGATGGTAAATTAGTCAGTGATGATCTTGTAGTTAATATGATTGATAGTAATCTAGATAAACCTGAATGTAAACGTGGTTTTTTGTTGGATGGTTTTCCTAGAAGTGTACCACAAGCTGAAAAA CTTGATGAAATGTTAAAGAAGAGACAAACCAAATTAGATGCTGTGATAGAGTTTGGAATTGatgataatttattgataaaaagaatCACAGGTCGTTTAATACATCCTGCAAGTGGCAGATCGTACCATGAAGAATTTTCTCCTCCTAAAGAACATATGAAAGATGAT aTTACTGGAGAACCATTAATTAAAAGATCTGATGATAATGCAGAAGCATTGAAGAAACGATTAGCAACATATCATACACAAACTCAACCTTTGATTGattattatactttacaaGGGGTTCATTATTATGTTAATGCAGCTCAATCTcctaaaaatgtttttaaagaCATCGACCACATTTTCCTAAAAACAActaaagaagagaagaaaaaaggttTCTTCAGTTGGCTCTTTTAA
- the LOC132906327 gene encoding cullin-4B isoform X2: protein MCNHKMASTLYTKLTRLTEAHVQANIEQFLAESMDRHIFLKKMNECWQSHCRQMIMIRSIFLYLDRTYVLQNPSILSIWDMGLHLFRVYIVLNNLVQTRTVEGLLMLIEKERQGDTVDRTLLKSLLRMLSDLQIYQDAFETKFLVATERLYAAEGQRLMNEHDVPEYLAHVDKRLQEENERLLHYLDASTKWSLIHTVEKQLLSEHITSILQKGLSGLLDENRINDLSLLYNLYSRVKNGLVELCLNFNSYIKKKGKTIVIDPEKDKTMVQELLDFKDKMDNIVNTCFHKNEKFANSLKEAFEAFINQRANKPAELIAKFVDCKLRAGNKEATEEELERLLDKIMVLFRFIHGKDVFEAFYKKDLAKRLLVGKSASVDAEKSMLSKLKQECGGGFTSKLEGMFKDMELSKDINIAFKQYAGNLQSELSASNLDLTVSILTMGYWPTYPVMEVTLPPEMVQYQDVFNKFYLGKHSGRKLQWQPTLGHCVLKAWFNQGNKELQVSLFQALVLILFNDADNLSLEDIKAATNIEDGELRRTLQSLACGKARVLQKNPRGRDVADNDRFVFNADFTNKLFRIKINQIQMKETNEEQKATEERVYQDRQYQIDAAIVRIMKMRKTLSHNLLISELYNQLKFPVKPADLKKRIESLIDRDYMERDKDNANEYNYVA from the exons ATGTGTAATCATAAGATGGCATCTACATTATACACAAAGTTAACAAGGTTAACAGAAGCTCATGTACAAGCAAATATAGAACAGTTTTTAGCAGAATCAATGGACAGGcatatattcttaaaaaaaatgaatgaatGTTGGCAATCACATTGCAGACAAATGATTATGATTAGaagtatttttctatatttggaTAGAACATATGTATTACAAAATCCAagtattttatctatttg GGATATGGGTTTACATTTGTTTAGAGTGTATATTGTTCTGAATAACTTAGTTCAAACACGTACAGTGGAAGGATTACTTATGCTTATTGAAAAAGAGCGTCAAGGTGATACAGTGGATAGAACACTTCTTAAGTCTTTATTAAGAATGCTATCAGATCTACAAATCTACCAAGATGCCTTTGAAACTAA atttttggTTGCTACTGAAAGACTATATGCTGCTGAAGGTCAACGACTGATGAATGAACACGATGTTCCTGAGTACTTAGCACACGTGGACAAACGGCTTCAAGAGGAAAACGAACGTTTGTTACATTACCTCGATGCATCTACAAA GTGGTCTTTGATACACACAGTGGAAAAGCAGTTATTATCTGAACATATTACCAGCATTTTACAAAAAGGATTAAGTGGTTTGCTGGatgaaaatagaattaatgatttatctttactttataatttatatagtcGAGTGAAAAACGGCCTTGTAGAACTTTgtctaaattttaattcttatattaag AAAAAAGGTAAAACTATAGTTATAGATCCAGAGAAAGATAAAACTATGGTTCAGGAGCTTTTagatttcaaagataaaatGGACAATATAGTTAATACATGTTTTcataagaatgaaaaatttgcaaatagtTTAAAAGAAGCTTTTGAAGCCTTTATTAATCAACGTGCGAACAAACCAGCTGAATTAATAG CGAAATTTGTTGATTGCAAGTTAAGGGCGGGTAATAAAGAAGCAACAGAAGAAGAATTAGAAAGATTATTAGATAAAATCATGGTATTGTTCAGATTTATACATGGAAAAGATGTATTCGAGGCATTCTATAAAAAGGATTTGGCCAAACGTTTGTTAGTTGGTAAATCAGCTTCTGTTGATGCTGAAAAATCCATGTTATCTAAATTGAAACAAGAATGTGGTGGTGGCTTTACCAGTAAATTGGAAGGGATGTTTAAAGATATGGAACTTagtaaagatattaatattgcTTTTAAACAG TATGCAGGAAATTTGCAAAGCGAATTGTCTGCTAGTAATTTGGATTTAACTGTTTCAATACTTACAATGGGTTATTGGCCAACATATCCTGTAATGGAAGTAACATTACCCCCAGAAATGGTTCAGTATCaagatgtatttaataaattctatttggGAAAACATAGTGGTAGAAAATTACAATGGCAACCTACCTTGGGACATTGTGTATTAAAAGCTTGGTTTAATCAG GGTAATAAGGAACTCCAAGTTTCTTTGTTTCAAGCATTggtgttaattttatttaatgatgCTGATAACTTGTCTTTGGAAGATATAAAAGCAGCAACAAATATAGAAGATGGTGAACTTAGGAGAACTCTACAATCCTTAGCTTGTGGCAAAGCCAGAGTGTTACAAAAAAATCCAAGAGGAAGAGACGTTGCAGATAATGATAGATTTGTTTTTAATGCAGactttacaaataaattattcagaattaaaataaatcaaattcaaATGAAAGAAACG AACGAGGAACAAAAAGCTACAGAGGAAAGAGTCTATCAAGATAGACAATATCAGATAGATGCAGCTATTGttagaattatgaaaatgagaaaaacaCTTTCGCACAATCTGTTGATTAGTGAACTGTACAATCAGCTCAAGTTTCCTGTAAAG CCTGCAGATTTGAAGAAAAGAATTGAATCTCTCATAGATAGGGATTACATGGAACGAGATAAAGATAATGCAAACGAGTACAATTACGTTGCATAA
- the LOC132906320 gene encoding guanine nucleotide exchange factor DBS-like isoform X5, with translation MTGEIENGDLAIRDVADLLQSQYAIIAGGKTREGCPIITFPDNGNFHNLSDLDYQRLMLYLTSVPTLQEADLGFHLIIDRRNDKWNSVKTVLLKISGFFPGLVHVAYVLRPAGFLQKAISEVSNKLFREDFKFRVIFLANVAELHELIDKDQLTEQLGGTLPYCHHTWIQNRISLEKFSSMTQDVSLALDSFTRRLAEIEFPNNTVATTSLLSQQQVEYNELKEEILSAARHGEALLDSVRQLTGKGTADRLGNVAAIERLLVQLEETERTFDLFWTHHSSRLRHCLALRQFEADFRELQAILDQHLKTIEEMTEVGETQARVEQLVCDTSAFQRICRSYLLHTMWIWVLGDIERAEEVISAGQQLLSGRHQCPTDVVEPKCVELQRICTILSQRLERRLHMLTKCRELMERIDKANTWCTRGIELLASQNNTTPPDQALQELQELIEAAEEFHHPRCIFQDSIMPETKALITQVLQRIEDVSLMCDKRIMTLKQQLIKPARPVQTVTPEPVKPLQSLPQIVKPGRILKKANTMPKMEMSPIEGESSSPESESKDAEALRLKRGHVLAELVETERIYVAELGTIIKGYKMELINEAMAHLVPAALVGKGDILFGNLEDIYIFHGETFLKDLENCISNTELVALCFVQRREMFFRLYSYYCQNIPRSERLREQIQNEPQFLAACQQKLGHKLHLAAYLLKPVQRITKYQLLLKDLLKYSDEPSCCTELQEALDCMLVVLKCVNDSMHQTAITGFGGDLNAQGELLLQGSFSVWSSSKRERLLRLKPSQRHIFLYEKAFIFCKHSKPQAHNKATYHFKRYLKMSQIGLTESVKGDARRFEIWLQGRAEVHTIQASTVDVKQSWVRQIKGVLMSQLAELKGKQNSALGKTNHKPLRQTISWEAQGSVSGSLRTLSVDGSSVISHITDISQSTEDDVVWSSENSNTDDEDAFSENPGPAPGGRYVALADYCAVGQSEVTMREGDNLELLKVGCAGWWFVKLISTGIEGWAPAAYLEPMNRKSSRSSQSVNSQETI, from the exons ATGACAGGTGAGATCGAAAATGGAGATTTGGCAATCCGAGATGTTGCAGACCTTCTTCAATCACAGTATGCTATTATAGCAG GAGGAAAAACTCGAGAAGGATGTCCTATAATTACTTTTCCAGATAAtggtaattttcataatttatctGACTTGGATTACCAACGTCTCATGCTGTATCTTACTTCTGTGCCAAC ATTACAAGAAGCAGATCTTGGATTCCACTTAATTATTGATAGAAGAAATGATAAGTGGAACTCTGTGAAAACTGTATTATTAAAGATCTCT GGCTTTTTTCCTGGTTTAGTTCATGTAGCATATGTTCTGCGTCCAGCTGGATTTTTACAGAAAGCTATTTCAGAAGTATCAAATAAGCTATTTAGAGAAGATTTCAAATTTAGAGTTATATTTTTAGCAAATGTTGCTGAACTTCATGAACTTATAGATAAAGATCAGTTAACTGAACAACTGGGTGGTACCTTGCCATATTGTCATCACACTTGGATACAAAATAGAATT agtttagaaaaattttcatcaatGACTCAAGACGTATCTCTTGCATTGGATTCTTTCACTCGGCGTTTAGCCGAAATTGAATTTCCTAATAATACAGTTGCAACTACATCTTTACTATCTCAACAGCAAGTAGAATACAatgaattaaaagaagaaattcttaGTGCTGCAAGACATGGTGAAGCACTATTGGATAGTGTAAGACAATTAACTGGCAAGGGAACAGCTGATAGATTAGGAAATGTTGCAGCAATAGAAAG ATTGCTTGTTCAGTTAGAAGAAACAGAACGCACTTTTGACCTGTTTTGGACACATCATAGTTCTCGTTTGAGACACTGCTTAGCATTAAGACAATTTGAAGCTGACTTTAGAGAGTTACAAGCAATATTAGATCAACATCTAAAAACTATAGAAGAAATGACAGAAGTAGGGGAAACTCAAGCAAGGGTTGAGCAGTTAGTTTGTGACACATCAGCATTTCAAAGAATATGTAGA TCCTATTTGTTGCATACCATGTGGATTTGGGTCTTG GGAGATATAGAACGAGCAGAGGAGGTGATATCTGCTGGTCAACAACTATTATCTGGGAGGCATCAATGTCCTACAGACGTTGTAGAACCAAAATGCGTGGAACTACAGAGGATTTGTACTATTCTAAGTCAAAGATTAGAAAGACGATTACATATGTTAACTAAATGTAGGGAACTCATGGAACGTATAGATaag GCAAATACATGGTGTACACGTGGTATAGAATTACTTGCCTCACAAAACAATACGACTCCACCTGATCAAGCACTTCAAGAATTACAAGAATTAATAGAAGCTGCTGAAGAATTTCACCATCCCAGATGTATTTTTCAAGACTCTATAATGCCTGAGACTAAGGCTCTTATTACTCAA gtTTTGCAAAGAATAGAAGATGTGTCTTTGATGTGTGATAAAAGAATAATGACACTAAAACAGCAATTAATTAAACCAGCAAGGCCAGTTCAAACTGTAACACCTGAACCAGTTAAACCATTGCAATCACTGCCTCAAATTGTTAAACCTGGAAGAATTCTTAAAAAAGCTAACACTATGCCAAAg ATGGAGATGAGTCCTATAGAAGGGGAATCTTCATCTCCAGAAAGTGAATCTAAAGACGCAGAAGCTTTACGTTTAAAGCGTGGACATGTTTTAGCGGAACTAGTTGAAACTGAACGAATTTATGTTGCTGAGTTAGGTACTATAATTAAAGGATACaaaatggaattaataaaTGAGGCAATGGCTCATTTAGTACCAGCAGCATTAGTCGGCAAAggagatattttatttggaaacttagaagatatatacatttttcacggagaaacatttttaaaagatttagaaaattgtatttcaaatACCGAACTTGTCGCATTATGTTTTGTACAAAGG CGCGAAATGTTCTTCAGattatatagttattattGTCAAAACATTCCGAGATCTGAAAGATTACGAGAACAGATACAAAATGAACCACAGTTTCTTGCAGCTTGTCAACAAAAGCTTGGTCACAAATTACACCTTGCTGCATACCTTCTAAAGCCTGTTCAACGTATAACAAAATACCAATTGTTGTTGAaagatcttttaaaatatagcGACGAACCATCGTGTTGTACTGAATTACAAGAAGCATTAGATTGTATGCTTGTTGTATTAAAATGCGTTAATGACAGCATGCATCAGACTGCAATTACTGGATTTGGT GGTGATCTAAATGCACAAGGTGAACTCTTATTGCAAGGTTCTTTCAGTGTATGGAGTAGCAGTAAACGAGAACGGCTTCTCAGGTTAAAACCATCACAGCGACATATATTCTTATACGAAAAggcatttatattttgtaaacatAGTAAACCACAAGCTCATAATAAAGCTACATACCATTTCAAAAGATATCTAaag atgtCACAAATTGGATTAACAGAATCGGTAAAAGGTGATGCAAGACGTTTCGAAATTTGGCTACAAGGTCGAGCTGAAGTGCATACTATACAAGCATCTACAGTTGATGTCAAACAGTCTTGGGTGCGTCAAATTAAAGGCGTTTTAATGTCTCAATTGGCTGAGCTTAAAGGGAAACAAAATTCTGCTCTTGGAAAAACCAATCacaa GCCTTTGCGGCAAACGATTTCATGGGAAGCTCAAGGCAGCGTTTCAGGATCGTTAAGAACTCTTTCAGTTGATGGTAGCAGTGTTATATCGCATATTACAGATATTTCGCAGTCAACTGAAGATGATGTTGTATGGAGTTCAGAAAACAGTAATACTGACGACGAAGATGCTTTCAGTGAAAATCCTGGTCCTGCTCCT GGTGGAAGATATGTAGCATTAGCTGATTATTGTGCAGTTGGTCAATCAGAAGTTACAATGCGTGAGGGAGACAATCTAGAACTTCTTAAAGTTGGATGTGCTGGTTGGTggtttgtaaaattaataagtaCTGGAATAGAAGGATGGGCACCAGCAGCTTACTTGGAACCAATGAATCGGAAGAGTTCACGTAGCTCACAATCAGTCAACAGTCAAGAAACTATATGA